Proteins encoded in a region of the Variovorax sp. PAMC 28711 genome:
- a CDS encoding hemolysin family protein codes for MTLIQSLLVIVALIAASAFFSLAEITLAASRRLRLRQMADEGDLRAERVMRIQEQPGHYFTVVQIGLNAVAILGGVVGEGAFSPFFAGLLERWLSVEAAQGWSFAASFVIVIALFLVFADLFPKRLGMSDPERLAVRMVGPMNVLITTFKPLVWFFTRSTDLLFKVLGIPLQRVDKITSADILAMTEAGARAGVLAVREQQVIANVFELETRLVSSVMTSRDRIAWFQKDDPESVLRARIVAEPFSAYPVCDGDIDHVLGYVDAKDMFQRVLSGQPLALDQGVPLHKALVVPDRLSLTEVLEQFQQAHEDFAIIVNEYSLVVGVITLNDVMSTVMGDLVGLQDEEQQIVRRDDSSWLIDGVTPIQDVQRALDIDELPHAEEYETLAGFLMVMLRRVPKRTDSVTWGGYSFEVVDVDSYRIDQVLVMKTAQPAAGVTGRIGASPRSL; via the coding sequence TTGACTCTGATCCAAAGCCTCCTCGTGATCGTCGCGCTGATTGCAGCGAGCGCCTTCTTTTCGCTGGCCGAAATCACGCTCGCGGCCTCGCGCCGCCTGCGCCTGCGCCAGATGGCCGACGAAGGCGACCTGCGCGCCGAACGCGTGATGCGCATCCAAGAACAGCCCGGCCACTACTTCACCGTGGTGCAGATCGGTCTCAATGCAGTGGCGATCCTCGGCGGCGTGGTGGGCGAAGGCGCGTTTTCGCCGTTCTTCGCGGGCCTTCTGGAACGATGGCTGAGCGTCGAGGCTGCGCAGGGCTGGTCGTTCGCGGCTTCATTCGTCATCGTGATCGCGCTGTTCCTGGTCTTCGCCGACCTGTTCCCGAAACGGCTCGGCATGAGCGATCCGGAGCGGCTGGCGGTGCGCATGGTCGGCCCGATGAATGTGCTGATCACCACGTTCAAGCCGCTGGTGTGGTTTTTCACCCGCAGCACCGACTTGCTCTTCAAGGTGCTCGGCATCCCGCTCCAACGCGTCGACAAGATCACCTCGGCCGACATCCTCGCCATGACCGAAGCCGGCGCGCGCGCCGGCGTGCTGGCGGTGCGGGAGCAGCAGGTGATCGCCAACGTGTTCGAGCTCGAGACACGCCTCGTCAGCAGCGTCATGACCTCGCGCGACCGCATCGCCTGGTTCCAGAAGGACGACCCCGAATCGGTGCTGCGTGCCCGCATCGTGGCCGAACCGTTCTCGGCCTATCCGGTGTGCGATGGCGACATCGACCATGTGCTCGGCTACGTGGACGCCAAGGACATGTTCCAGCGGGTGCTGAGCGGCCAGCCGCTCGCGCTCGATCAGGGCGTGCCGCTGCACAAGGCGCTGGTCGTCCCCGATCGCCTCTCGCTCACCGAAGTGCTGGAGCAGTTCCAGCAGGCGCATGAAGACTTCGCGATCATCGTCAACGAATACAGCCTGGTCGTCGGCGTGATCACGCTCAACGACGTGATGAGCACCGTGATGGGCGACCTGGTCGGCCTGCAGGACGAGGAGCAGCAGATCGTGCGCCGCGACGACAGCTCCTGGCTCATCGACGGCGTGACACCGATCCAGGACGTGCAACGCGCTCTCGACATCGACGAACTGCCGCATGCCGAGGAATACGAAACGCTGGCCGGCTTCCTGATGGTGATGCTGCGCCGCGTGCCCAAGCGCACCGACAGCGTGACTTGGGGCGGCTACAGCTTCGAGGTGGTGGACGTTGACAGCTACCGGATCGACCAGGTGCTGGTGATGAAGACGGCTCAGCCCGCTGCCGGCGTGACCGGCAGGATCGGCGCGTCGCCGCGGTCCTTGTAG
- a CDS encoding lytic transglycosylase domain-containing protein, whose translation MSVPVPSAPTSLLSRRTWLLRASVASVAPMALSFAKPAHAGAQIEEPMIDSVRNALSTAIRSSAPPVPEFGDTASRLAYLRWLGEMSERLKKKVPGAQERIELLQTVWYESKRSGLDVSLVLGLIQVESNFRKWAVSSAGARGLMQVMPFWTRVIGDGDSAKLFHMRTNLRFGCQILRHYLNREGGNLFMTLGRYNGSRGRSPYPDAVFANQRLWAYKDRGDAPILPVTPAAG comes from the coding sequence ATGAGCGTTCCCGTGCCGTCCGCGCCGACGTCGCTTCTCTCGAGAAGAACGTGGCTGTTGCGCGCGTCGGTCGCATCGGTGGCGCCGATGGCGCTGTCCTTCGCGAAACCAGCGCACGCCGGCGCCCAGATCGAAGAGCCGATGATCGACTCGGTGCGCAACGCGCTAAGCACCGCCATCCGCAGCAGCGCCCCGCCGGTGCCCGAGTTCGGCGACACCGCTTCGCGCCTGGCCTATCTGCGTTGGCTGGGCGAGATGAGCGAGCGGCTCAAGAAGAAGGTCCCCGGTGCGCAGGAGCGCATCGAGCTGCTGCAAACGGTCTGGTACGAAAGCAAGCGGTCGGGTCTCGACGTGAGCCTGGTGCTCGGGCTCATCCAGGTCGAAAGCAACTTCCGCAAATGGGCGGTCTCCAGCGCCGGCGCGCGCGGGTTGATGCAGGTGATGCCCTTCTGGACCCGCGTGATCGGCGACGGCGACTCGGCCAAGCTCTTCCACATGCGCACCAACCTGCGCTTCGGCTGCCAGATCCTGCGGCACTACCTGAATCGCGAGGGCGGCAACCTCTTCATGACGCTCGGCCGCTACAACGGCAGCCGCGGACGCTCGCCGTACCCGGACGCGGTGTTCGCCAACCAGCGACTCTGGGCCTACAAGGACCGCGGCGACGCGCCGATCCTGCCGGTCACGCCGGCAGCGGGCTGA
- a CDS encoding proline--tRNA ligase: MKASRFFVSTLKEAPADAEVASHRLMMRAGMIKKLGTGIYTYMPMGLRVIRKVEQIVREEMNRAGAVELSMPVVQPAELWQESGRFEKMGPELLRIKDRHERDYVMQPTSEEVVTDIARQEIRSYKQLPRNFYQIQTKFRDERRPRFGLMRGREFIMKDAYSFDRDLDAAKLSYQAMSDAYRRAFDRFGLKYRAVAADSGAIGGDLSEEFQVIAATGEDAIVYCAESDYAANLEKAEALAPAGPRAAAMNALVKTPTPGKSTCADVAELLGVPIATTVKSLVLATDVLDEAGSLKGSRIWLLLLRGDHDMNEIKVSKVPGLDQGFRFATIPEIDAHFGCKPGYLGPLDLKQPVTLVADREVAVMADWITGANEVDFHMTGVNWGRDLPEPTLVADIRNVVAGDPSPDGKGLLAIERGIEVGHVFVLGTKYSKAMNATFLDEGGKPKFLEMGCYGIGITRLPAAAIEQNHDERGIIWPDAIAPFTLVICPIGMDRSADVKAAAEALYEAMLATGADVLLDDRGERPGAMFADWELIGVPHRIVISDRGIKEGQYEYQHRRETEATKVPAAEAASFLKARLAG; this comes from the coding sequence ATGAAAGCTTCCCGTTTTTTTGTCTCCACCCTGAAGGAAGCGCCGGCCGATGCGGAGGTGGCGAGCCATCGCCTCATGATGCGCGCCGGCATGATCAAGAAGCTCGGCACGGGCATCTACACCTACATGCCGATGGGGCTGCGCGTGATCCGCAAGGTCGAGCAGATCGTTCGCGAAGAGATGAACCGCGCCGGCGCCGTGGAACTCTCGATGCCGGTGGTGCAACCGGCCGAGCTCTGGCAGGAGTCTGGGCGCTTCGAGAAGATGGGCCCCGAGCTGCTGCGCATCAAGGACCGGCACGAGCGCGACTACGTGATGCAGCCGACCAGCGAAGAAGTCGTGACCGACATCGCGCGCCAGGAAATCCGCAGTTACAAGCAGCTGCCGCGCAATTTCTATCAGATCCAGACCAAGTTCCGTGACGAGCGCCGGCCACGCTTCGGCCTGATGCGCGGGCGCGAATTCATCATGAAGGACGCCTACAGCTTCGACCGCGACCTCGACGCCGCCAAGCTGAGCTACCAGGCCATGTCGGACGCCTACCGCCGCGCCTTCGATCGCTTCGGCCTGAAGTACCGCGCGGTGGCGGCCGACAGCGGCGCCATCGGTGGCGACCTGAGCGAAGAATTCCAGGTGATCGCGGCGACGGGCGAAGACGCCATCGTCTATTGCGCCGAGAGCGACTACGCCGCCAACCTGGAAAAGGCCGAAGCGCTGGCACCGGCCGGTCCGCGCGCTGCGGCCATGAACGCGCTTGTCAAAACGCCGACGCCGGGCAAGAGCACCTGCGCCGACGTGGCCGAACTGCTTGGCGTGCCAATTGCAACCACCGTCAAGTCGCTGGTGCTCGCGACCGATGTTCTCGACGAGGCCGGGAGTCTGAAAGGTTCGCGAATTTGGTTGCTGCTGCTGCGCGGCGATCACGACATGAACGAAATCAAAGTCAGCAAGGTACCGGGGCTCGACCAGGGCTTTCGCTTCGCGACGATTCCCGAAATCGACGCGCACTTCGGCTGCAAGCCGGGCTATCTTGGCCCGCTCGATCTCAAGCAGCCGGTGACGCTCGTGGCCGATCGCGAGGTGGCGGTGATGGCTGACTGGATCACCGGCGCCAACGAGGTCGACTTCCACATGACCGGCGTGAACTGGGGGCGCGACCTGCCTGAGCCGACCCTCGTCGCCGACATCCGTAACGTGGTCGCCGGTGACCCGTCGCCCGACGGCAAGGGCCTGCTCGCCATCGAGCGCGGCATCGAGGTCGGCCACGTGTTCGTGCTCGGCACCAAGTACAGCAAGGCGATGAACGCGACCTTCCTCGACGAGGGCGGCAAGCCGAAATTCCTCGAGATGGGCTGCTACGGCATCGGCATCACGCGCTTGCCCGCCGCCGCCATCGAGCAGAACCACGACGAGCGCGGGATCATCTGGCCCGACGCGATCGCGCCGTTCACGCTGGTGATTTGTCCGATCGGTATGGACCGCAGTGCCGACGTCAAGGCCGCCGCCGAAGCGCTCTACGAAGCCATGCTCGCCACCGGCGCGGACGTGCTGCTGGACGATCGCGGCGAACGCCCCGGCGCGATGTTCGCCGACTGGGAACTCATCGGGGTGCCGCACCGCATCGTCATCTCCGACCGCGGCATCAAGGAAGGGCAGTACGAATACCAGCATCGCCGCGAGACCGAGGCGACCAAGGTGCCGGCCGCCGAAGCGGCGTCCTTCCTGAAAGCCCGACTCGCAGGATGA
- a CDS encoding RNA pyrophosphohydrolase, giving the protein MLDRDGFRPNVGIILLNQKNQVFWGKRIRTHSWQFPQGGIDRGESPEQAMFRELHEEVGLHPEHVRIMARTRDWLRYEVPDRFIRRDARGHYKGQKQIWYLLQLVGHDWDLNLRATDHPEFDAWRWHDYWVPLDVVVEFKRGVYEMALTELSRYLPRPDFRNRFLRSNVRAREFERHPSAAGFEPNFELPPGASFDPDPNANPANDIPFPPDPLHAPR; this is encoded by the coding sequence ATGCTCGACCGGGACGGCTTCAGGCCCAACGTCGGCATCATCCTGCTCAACCAGAAAAACCAGGTTTTTTGGGGCAAGCGCATACGCACCCACTCCTGGCAGTTCCCGCAAGGCGGCATCGATCGCGGCGAGAGCCCGGAGCAAGCCATGTTCCGCGAACTGCACGAGGAAGTGGGGCTCCATCCGGAGCATGTGCGCATCATGGCCCGTACCCGTGACTGGTTGCGCTACGAGGTGCCGGATCGATTCATTCGGCGGGACGCAAGAGGTCATTACAAGGGCCAGAAACAGATCTGGTACCTGCTCCAGCTGGTCGGGCACGACTGGGATCTCAATCTCCGCGCGACCGACCATCCTGAATTCGACGCCTGGCGTTGGCACGACTACTGGGTGCCGCTCGACGTCGTGGTCGAATTCAAACGCGGCGTGTACGAGATGGCGCTGACCGAGCTGTCCCGTTACCTGCCGCGCCCAGATTTTCGCAACCGCTTCCTGCGCAGCAACGTGCGCGCTCGAGAGTTCGAGCGCCATCCGTCTGCCGCAGGCTTTGAACCCAACTTCGAGCTGCCTCCCGGTGCAAGCTTCGACCCGGACCCGAATGCCAATCCTGCCAACGACATCCCCTTCCCGCCAGACCCGCTTCATGCGCCACGCTAG
- a CDS encoding CNP1-like family protein, with protein MRHARRTLALALCMGVATIAAAQSGLAADDPDWKESEVPPPPAFDQSRLVDIEMPVFMSLKIGIDPATVAIGGDGIVRYVVVARNKSGGGLNAFYDGMRCATNESKTYARYGADAWQPIANPEWKKVGDAPSNYTKRLARQGVCRDSAPRSSVADIVDHIKQPVRNLE; from the coding sequence ATGCGCCACGCTAGGCGCACACTCGCGCTTGCACTGTGCATGGGCGTGGCCACCATCGCCGCAGCGCAGTCCGGATTGGCTGCCGACGATCCGGACTGGAAAGAATCCGAAGTGCCGCCACCGCCAGCGTTCGACCAATCGCGTTTGGTCGACATCGAGATGCCGGTGTTCATGTCGCTGAAGATCGGCATCGATCCCGCCACGGTCGCGATCGGCGGTGACGGCATCGTGCGCTACGTGGTGGTGGCCCGCAACAAGTCGGGCGGCGGACTCAACGCCTTCTACGACGGCATGCGCTGTGCGACCAACGAGTCCAAAACGTACGCACGCTACGGTGCCGATGCCTGGCAGCCGATCGCCAATCCCGAGTGGAAAAAGGTCGGCGACGCGCCCTCCAACTACACCAAGCGCCTTGCCAGACAGGGGGTTTGCCGCGACAGCGCGCCGCGCTCGTCTGTGGCCGACATCGTCGACCACATCAAGCAGCCCGTGCGCAACCTGGAGTAA
- the proB gene encoding glutamate 5-kinase: MTLNSGSTALRDARRIVVKVGSSLVTNDGRGLDEAAIGEWCRQLSTLVREGREVVMVSSGAIAEGMKRLGWRNRPKAINELQAAAAVGQMGLAQIYETKLRENGVGSAQVLLTHADLADRERYLNARSTLVTLLRLGVVPVINENDTVVNDEIKFGDNDTLGALVANLVEADALVILTDQKGLFTADPRKDPQATFVHEAAAGDLALEAMAGGAGSSIGSGGMITKILAAKRAAGSGASTVIAWGRESDALLRLTRGEAIGTLLVAQTAKHQARKRWMADHLQMRGAVLVDAGAAAKVRGEGKSLLPIGMTAVEGEFSRGDVIAVRDETGAELARGLANYSSAEARLLCRKPSAEFERLLGYAAEPEMVHRDNMVLSPATTGGR, from the coding sequence ATGACCCTCAATTCCGGATCCACAGCATTGCGCGATGCGCGTCGAATCGTCGTCAAGGTCGGCTCGAGCCTGGTGACCAACGACGGTCGCGGACTCGACGAAGCGGCCATCGGCGAATGGTGCCGCCAGCTTTCCACGCTGGTGCGCGAGGGGCGCGAGGTGGTGATGGTATCGAGCGGGGCGATTGCCGAGGGCATGAAGCGTCTCGGCTGGCGCAACCGGCCCAAGGCGATCAATGAATTGCAGGCTGCCGCAGCGGTCGGACAGATGGGGCTTGCGCAGATTTATGAAACGAAGCTGCGCGAAAACGGCGTCGGCAGCGCGCAGGTGCTGTTGACCCATGCCGATCTCGCCGACCGCGAGCGGTACCTCAACGCCCGCTCGACGCTCGTCACGTTGCTGCGTCTTGGCGTGGTGCCCGTCATCAACGAGAACGACACCGTCGTCAATGACGAAATCAAGTTCGGCGACAACGACACGCTGGGTGCCTTGGTCGCCAACCTGGTGGAGGCCGATGCGCTGGTCATCCTCACCGACCAGAAGGGCTTGTTCACGGCCGATCCCCGCAAGGACCCGCAAGCCACGTTTGTGCATGAAGCCGCTGCAGGCGATCTGGCGCTGGAGGCCATGGCGGGCGGCGCAGGATCGAGCATCGGCAGCGGCGGCATGATCACCAAAATTTTGGCCGCGAAGCGCGCGGCCGGCTCGGGTGCCTCGACCGTCATCGCCTGGGGCCGCGAGAGCGATGCGCTGCTGCGTCTCACGCGCGGCGAGGCGATTGGCACCCTGCTCGTCGCACAAACTGCCAAGCACCAAGCCCGCAAGCGCTGGATGGCCGACCATCTCCAGATGCGCGGCGCGGTGCTGGTCGACGCCGGAGCGGCAGCCAAAGTGCGCGGCGAAGGCAAGAGCCTGCTGCCGATCGGCATGACAGCGGTGGAAGGCGAGTTTTCTCGCGGTGACGTGATCGCGGTGCGCGACGAAACCGGCGCTGAGCTGGCCCGCGGGCTCGCCAACTATTCGAGCGCCGAGGCCCGACTGCTGTGCCGCAAGCCTTCAGCCGAGTTCGAGCGACTGCTCGGGTATGCGGCCGAGCCGGAGATGGTGCATCGGGACAACATGGTGCTCAGCCCCGCTACGACCGGCGGGCGCTGA
- the cgtA gene encoding Obg family GTPase CgtA, whose translation MKFVDEAFIDIAAGDGGNGCVSFRHEKYKEFGGPNGGDGGRGGHVFAIADSNLNTLVDFRFSRRHDAKRGQHGMGSDMFGAAGDDITLKMPVGTIISDAETGEVLFELLADGEVITIAKGGDGGFGNMRFKSAINRAPRQKTPGWPGEKRSLKLELKVLADVGLLGMPNAGKSTLISAISNARPRIADYPFTTLHPNLGVVRVGPEQSFVVADLPGLIEGASEGAGLGHLFLRHLQRTRLLLHVIDLAPFDEAVDPVAEAKAIVGELKKYDTALYEKPRWLVLNKLDMVPDDERAARIKDFVKRMRFKGPVFEISALTREGCEHLVQAVFQHVKAQHLAEQPPVEIDPRFANPAPDAG comes from the coding sequence ATGAAGTTCGTCGACGAAGCCTTCATCGACATCGCAGCCGGCGATGGCGGCAACGGCTGCGTGTCGTTTCGACATGAGAAATACAAGGAGTTCGGCGGCCCGAACGGCGGCGACGGCGGCCGTGGCGGGCACGTATTTGCCATTGCCGACTCCAATCTGAACACGCTGGTCGACTTCCGCTTCTCGCGGCGGCACGATGCGAAGCGCGGACAGCACGGCATGGGTTCCGACATGTTCGGTGCTGCCGGCGACGACATCACGCTCAAGATGCCGGTCGGCACCATCATCAGCGACGCCGAAACCGGCGAGGTGCTGTTCGAACTGCTGGCGGATGGCGAAGTCATCACCATCGCCAAGGGCGGTGACGGCGGCTTCGGCAACATGCGCTTCAAGAGCGCGATCAATCGCGCACCCCGGCAAAAGACGCCGGGCTGGCCGGGCGAGAAGCGCAGCCTCAAGCTGGAGCTCAAGGTGCTGGCGGATGTAGGCCTTCTGGGCATGCCAAACGCCGGCAAGTCCACGCTGATCAGCGCGATTTCGAACGCGCGGCCGCGCATTGCGGACTATCCGTTCACGACCCTGCACCCCAATCTCGGCGTGGTTCGTGTCGGGCCCGAGCAGAGCTTCGTGGTGGCGGACTTGCCCGGCCTGATCGAGGGCGCTTCCGAAGGCGCGGGCCTCGGCCATCTGTTCTTGCGCCACCTGCAGCGCACGCGGCTGCTGCTGCACGTCATCGACCTGGCACCGTTCGACGAAGCGGTTGATCCCGTCGCCGAGGCCAAGGCGATCGTGGGCGAATTGAAGAAGTACGACACCGCACTCTACGAAAAGCCGCGCTGGCTCGTGCTCAACAAGCTGGACATGGTGCCGGACGACGAACGCGCCGCGCGCATCAAGGACTTCGTCAAGCGCATGCGCTTCAAGGGACCGGTGTTCGAGATTTCGGCACTGACGCGCGAGGGCTGCGAGCACTTGGTGCAGGCAGTCTTCCAGCACGTCAAGGCGCAGCATCTGGCCGAGCAGCCGCCTGTTGAAATCGATCCACGCTTTGCCAATCCGGCGCCCGACGCGGGCTGA
- the rpmA gene encoding 50S ribosomal protein L27, with the protein MAQKKGGGSTRNGRDSKPKMLGVKAFGGELISAGSIIVRQRGTKFHPGVNVGLGKDHTLFALVDGHVSFGIKGSLNKHMVNVTPAA; encoded by the coding sequence ATGGCACAGAAAAAAGGCGGCGGCTCAACGCGAAACGGGCGCGATTCCAAGCCCAAGATGCTCGGCGTGAAAGCGTTTGGCGGCGAACTGATCAGCGCAGGCTCGATCATCGTGCGCCAGCGCGGCACCAAGTTCCACCCCGGCGTCAACGTCGGTCTGGGCAAGGACCATACGCTCTTCGCCCTGGTCGACGGCCACGTGTCGTTCGGCATCAAGGGATCGCTGAACAAGCATATGGTCAACGTGACCCCTGCGGCGTAA
- the rplU gene encoding 50S ribosomal protein L21: protein MYAVIKTGGKQYRVASGEKIKVEQIAADVGQEIVFDQVLAVGNGAEIKVGTPLVSGASVTVTVLSHGLHDKVHIFKMRRRKHYQKRQGHRQQFTELQIGAIAG, encoded by the coding sequence ATGTACGCGGTCATAAAAACCGGCGGCAAGCAGTATCGCGTTGCTTCCGGCGAAAAAATTAAAGTAGAACAGATTGCTGCGGACGTAGGCCAGGAAATCGTGTTTGATCAAGTTCTCGCAGTCGGTAACGGCGCAGAGATCAAGGTCGGCACGCCCCTGGTGTCCGGCGCATCCGTCACGGTGACAGTCCTGTCACACGGTTTGCACGACAAGGTTCACATCTTCAAGATGCGCCGTCGCAAGCACTATCAGAAACGTCAAGGCCATCGCCAGCAGTTCACCGAACTGCAAATCGGCGCGATCGCCGGCTAA
- a CDS encoding polyprenyl synthetase family protein produces MSVPAADASSTTAVLGLIAADMVEVDRVIAARLDTGVPLVSHVSKYIISAGGKRLRPALLLLMAGALGYTGAQRHNLAAVVEFIHTATLLHDDVVDESTLRRGRPTANESFGNPASVLVGDFLYSRAFQMMLDADNMRVMQILAEATNVIAEGEVLQLMNMHDASLDESAYLRVIRSKTAKLFEASTRLAAVLSGASAEVEQSCAMYGQALGTAFQVIDDVLDYAGDASETGKNLGDDLREGKTTLPLILAMQRAAPADAALIRAAIETGDSGQLARIVDIVRETGALDATRITAASEAQRAMDALDGFPANSHTTGLLELAAQLLERRA; encoded by the coding sequence TTGTCAGTTCCTGCCGCAGACGCTTCTTCCACCACCGCCGTCCTTGGCCTCATTGCCGCCGACATGGTCGAGGTCGACCGCGTGATCGCCGCCCGACTCGATACCGGCGTGCCGCTGGTGAGTCATGTGTCGAAGTACATCATCTCTGCGGGCGGCAAACGCCTGCGCCCCGCGCTGCTGCTGTTGATGGCCGGCGCACTCGGCTACACCGGCGCGCAGCGGCACAACCTCGCGGCGGTGGTCGAGTTCATCCACACCGCCACACTGCTGCACGACGACGTGGTCGACGAATCGACCTTGCGCCGCGGCCGGCCAACAGCCAACGAATCGTTCGGCAATCCTGCCAGCGTGCTCGTGGGTGACTTCCTGTACTCGCGCGCATTCCAGATGATGCTGGACGCCGACAACATGCGGGTCATGCAGATCCTCGCGGAGGCCACCAACGTGATCGCCGAAGGCGAAGTGCTGCAGTTGATGAACATGCACGACGCTTCGCTCGACGAAAGCGCCTACCTGCGCGTCATTCGCTCGAAGACTGCGAAACTTTTCGAGGCGAGCACGCGATTGGCCGCCGTCCTGTCCGGCGCGAGCGCAGAAGTGGAACAGTCGTGCGCGATGTACGGTCAGGCGCTGGGGACCGCATTCCAGGTCATCGACGACGTGCTGGACTATGCAGGCGACGCCAGTGAAACCGGCAAAAACCTGGGCGACGATCTTCGCGAAGGCAAAACCACCCTGCCCCTAATTCTGGCCATGCAACGCGCCGCGCCCGCCGATGCCGCCTTGATTCGTGCTGCCATTGAAACCGGCGACAGCGGCCAACTTGCACGCATCGTCGACATCGTTCGCGAAACCGGGGCACTTGACGCAACGCGGATCACGGCAGCGAGCGAGGCGCAGCGCGCGATGGACGCTCTCGATGGCTTTCCGGCGAATTCGCACACGACGGGTTTGCTAGAATTGGCAGCTCAATTGCTAGAGCGCAGAGCCTGA
- the pilB gene encoding type IV-A pilus assembly ATPase PilB, which produces MAAAEPLVKEHSPIALPGLARALIAAGKLPAKAAEEIYQKSQSSRTSFIAELTGTGAVSAADLAHTLSSAFGAPLLDLDAIDPQRLPKDLLDTKLCQAYRIVVLSKRSNRLIVATADPSDQQAAEKIKFASQMGVDWVIAEYDKLSRMVEAAAVSAAETIEGIVGAEFEFDEASADTSGDSNEQAVAEVEDAPVVRFLHKMLLDAFSMRASDIHFEPYEHQYRVRFRVDGELREIASPPTVIKDKLASRIKVISRLDISEKRVPQDGRMKLKIGPDRVIDFRVSTLPTLFGEKIVIRILDPSSARLGIDALGYDADEKARLLSAIGRPYGMVLVTGPTGSGKTVSLYTCLNLLNKPGVNIATAEDPSEINLPGVNQVNVNEKAGLTFATALRAFLRQDPDIIMVGEIRDLETADISIKAAQTGHLVLSTLHTNDAPTTLTRMRNMGIAPFNIASSVILITAQRLARRLCVVCREPADIPREALLDAGYAEADANGSWTPYRPVGCSACNGGYKGRVGIYQVMPITEEIQKIILRDGSALDIARQSEAEGVRSLRQSGLRKVMQGLTSLEEVVAVTNL; this is translated from the coding sequence ATGGCCGCTGCCGAACCTCTCGTCAAAGAACATTCGCCCATAGCCCTTCCTGGGCTCGCGCGCGCCTTGATAGCGGCAGGCAAATTGCCCGCAAAGGCGGCCGAGGAGATTTATCAGAAGTCGCAGAGCAGCCGCACCAGTTTCATCGCCGAATTGACGGGCACCGGTGCCGTGTCTGCAGCCGATCTTGCCCACACACTGTCGAGCGCGTTCGGCGCCCCGCTGCTCGACCTCGATGCGATCGACCCGCAGCGGCTCCCGAAGGACCTGCTCGACACCAAGCTCTGTCAGGCGTATCGGATCGTCGTTCTCAGCAAGCGCAGCAACCGCCTGATCGTTGCAACGGCCGATCCGTCTGACCAGCAAGCGGCAGAGAAGATCAAGTTCGCGTCGCAAATGGGTGTCGACTGGGTCATCGCCGAATACGACAAGCTGTCGCGCATGGTCGAAGCCGCAGCGGTCAGCGCGGCTGAAACCATCGAAGGCATCGTCGGTGCCGAGTTCGAGTTCGACGAGGCCTCCGCGGACACGTCGGGCGACTCCAACGAACAGGCCGTCGCCGAAGTCGAAGACGCGCCAGTCGTCCGGTTCCTGCACAAGATGCTGCTGGACGCATTCAGCATGCGCGCATCGGACATCCATTTCGAGCCCTACGAGCACCAGTATCGGGTGCGATTTCGGGTAGACGGCGAGCTGCGCGAGATAGCCAGCCCGCCGACCGTCATCAAGGACAAGCTCGCGTCCCGCATCAAGGTCATTTCCCGGCTGGATATTTCCGAGAAGCGCGTCCCGCAAGACGGCCGGATGAAGCTGAAGATCGGCCCCGACCGCGTCATCGATTTTCGGGTGAGCACCCTGCCAACGCTGTTTGGCGAAAAGATCGTGATCCGGATTCTCGATCCGAGCAGCGCCCGCCTCGGCATCGATGCGCTCGGCTACGACGCCGATGAAAAGGCCCGACTCCTCAGTGCCATCGGGCGGCCGTACGGCATGGTTCTCGTCACGGGTCCCACGGGCTCGGGCAAGACCGTGTCGCTCTACACCTGCCTGAATCTCCTGAACAAGCCGGGCGTGAACATCGCCACGGCAGAAGATCCGTCGGAAATCAACTTGCCTGGCGTGAACCAGGTCAATGTGAATGAGAAGGCGGGCCTGACCTTCGCGACCGCGTTGCGCGCCTTTCTGCGTCAGGACCCGGACATCATCATGGTCGGCGAAATCCGCGACCTTGAAACCGCCGACATCTCCATCAAGGCGGCGCAAACAGGTCACCTCGTGCTGTCCACGCTGCACACGAACGACGCGCCCACCACGCTCACGCGGATGCGCAACATGGGGATTGCGCCCTTCAACATCGCCTCCAGCGTGATCCTGATCACCGCGCAGCGCTTGGCCCGCCGGCTCTGCGTCGTGTGTCGCGAGCCCGCCGACATTCCGCGGGAAGCACTGCTCGATGCCGGCTATGCCGAAGCGGACGCCAACGGCTCGTGGACGCCTTACCGCCCGGTGGGATGTTCTGCCTGCAACGGCGGCTACAAAGGCCGCGTCGGCATCTACCAAGTGATGCCGATCACCGAAGAAATTCAGAAGATCATCCTGCGCGACGGCAGCGCGCTGGACATCGCAAGGCAGTCCGAGGCGGAGGGTGTTCGATCCCTGCGTCAATCCGGGCTGCGCAAGGTCATGCAGGGACTCACATCACTCGAAGAAGTGGTCGCGGTCACCAACCTATAA